The genomic window AACtctcatcaaaatcggtccacttttatcaataatatcGGCACGATAAGCTAATAGACACTCGAAATAAACACATCAatcaataaactttaaaacttttaattgtcAAATTTCAATCTTACTTAACCTTAGATAACATTACGTTTAGCTGTAAGTAACGTTttgttatacaatttttaacaaataaacgGCTAGATTAATGTtttgaataatacatttttctgTTTTGCGTTTTGTTATACCACGCTTTACGTTACGTCCCACAGAAACAGGATAAAAAGTATCCTATGTCCGTCTTCTGGTTCTAAGCTATTCTACCTCCCAAGCATTTTTCAGACATATCGGTTTTGCTTTTCTCGAGAGATAAAAAGTATTCTATGTTCGTCTCCTGGTTCTAAGCTACCTTGACCTTCAGCCATTCTtgagttataaataaagttattattttaacactactctatttaacatatataaattttgcaAGTAAACATATTCTTAACAATCATGTGATAGTAATACTGACAGCTGACAATAGACTATATATGCATTGGCTAATGCCTAATGGCAACATTGCAAGCCAACAGGGCACGTTCGATCGATGGTTAGATgtcaataaattgaaaaaatattttttcatttaggtatatttatgtataacacttaaatttttattataaacgatATAACAGAAAAGACGTCTAAAGGAAACGTCGATTTCGTAGTCAAACTGTTCGAAGCAAGTATTGATATGGTGAAAGtgaatgtttataattttattctatgCTAGTGACGAAGCTGTTTGTGGTGCTAGTAACATATGTGAAGGGGCTCGATTGTAAATGTTACGTAAGAGGCGATAACACGGAATGTCGTGGATGAATCGGGCTCAAAGCGGCGCGCCCCAGGCGCCGCGGCCGGGGCCCGATCAGACACCGTATAATACCAATCAGGTGAGCTGAGCTGCACAGGTTATGTCAACGGAGACGTAAACAATGACGTGGATAATAAGATAATGTTTTCATATTATGTAGAAacggaataattaaaaaaaaccatgtAATTAGAACTGTAAGACAATAATATTCTTGAATTAcctaacaattaaatttctacCTTTTCTTTTACAGGCATATGGTGCTCAGCCAAATATATACCAAAACTTTCAATCTGGACAGAATACACAACAACAAAGTATGTACCCAGTGCAGCAtgaacaacaacaacaaccaCAATTTGATCAGCAATATGGACAAGTTTATTCACAGTCTAGCTATGGCAACAATTCTAATGAGTTTTATCAACAACCACCTCAATTTAATCAAAACTACCCTAACCAAAATTATGACAATATGCAACAGGGATATCAGCCAAACTTTTACCAAAATACTTCAACTCAACAACaggtatttaaacaaaatgtacCTAACAATGATACATGGGAAGACAACTGGGGTTGGGGATGGGATGATGCATCAAAACAAAGTCAAAAGAATGTTAGTCAGGTACCTGTACAAGTCTCTCAGGAACCAGTGTACAATCAAAATGCTAATATTATTGAAGAAAGTTTTTCCTCCAATGACAACTGGAATTGGAGCATGGAAAACAAACCAAAAGAACCTTCCTTAAAATGTGAAGAAAAATGTAGTACACCTGATAAAAACCAAATTAATGCGAATGCACTTCCTTATAGCCAGGGAAATGTTAACACTACTACTTCCTCAAATTCTGAACAAGTGAAAACGTTAAATGATAGGGATGTTGTTAAGGAACAAATGCCTAACTTGATGATGGGTAAGCGATTCAATCTGGAAAACCTAACACCCCAATGGTCTATTGAGTCTCAAATGTCTCAAGATTCTAGTGATGGTCCTTTAACACACTCAGAAGGAACTCACAGTACACATAGAAGTGAAAATCAGTCCAGAAATTCTAACAAAAGTAGCCCAGGGCCAAATATTGACTCcacaacttttaatttttcacagACTGTTCATGAAATGTCTGATCAAGTAAATGAACTTACAAAGTCTATAGAAGACTCGGTTTCCGAGAGTCATAATATGCTTAATGCTAATGTATTAGACAATTCTAATGATTTATCACAATCTATGAGTGAAAtgcatataaataaagtagaGCAATCTGAAGCTGCAAATGAAGAAGGACCTATAACTGAACACTTAGAAAACACAGCGACAGTAACTAATATGTTTGCTTCAAATGTGAACCAGAGACCATCACCGCTTCCATCTCCAGCAACTAATCTCCAACAGACTCCTTTGCAATCTATCCCAAGCTTGCACTCTAGACATTCACCAATGCCTCCTGCTCCCCCTGTCACTGGGTCAAGTCaacaaaatttgaatttgccCCCTCGAAACTCTACAAATACTATAGCAGTTACTAATAATGTGGTGCCTACTCAAACATCTCATCCAGCAACAGGTTGTTTGCCACCACCACCAAACTTTTCATCATCTTCAACTAATCCTTTCAAGCATGCTGGACCATTCTCACACAAGACAATTGGAGTGACACAACATAATTCTTATCCAATGCCACAAGCTATATCTTCCGCTTCTAATTTGGTATCCCCTGCAGCCGTAAGTAAATTAGTACAGGGCAGAATTCCAGATGGTTTTGGAGCGAACTTAGAAACCACACCAGACAACTCAGAAAGACCTGACCAATTACCTCCCTCAACATATAGATCATCTATCACACAAAATATGCCTGACAATTTAGAGGTGGCACCACAGAATGATAGAAATGAATATTTACAAACGGCTCATCTATCTGGAAATGATTTTGGAGAAAACACTGACTTCAGTCGACCCCCACCTCCTGGATCTCGAAGAATGGGGGTAGGTCAACAAGATTTAGAATATAATCAAGACTTGAACATCTCAGGTGAAGAACCACCTCCTGGCCTTGCACGTATGGTCCCTGGCCAGCAAACAGAGTCAGATAATACTTATAATCAGGCTAGTGAGGTTTATATGGATAGGCACATAGATGGTCAACCCACAGATAGCATAAATAGGCCGTATCGAAGGGCTGATGGACAACAGACTCCAGATGAATATGTACAACCTTCACAGAATAGAGGAAGTGACAGAAGACTAGTTGGTTTGGATAGAATGGTGCCTGGAGAGCCAAGTAATGATGACTATTCACAATTTCAGAATACTAACTATAGCGGAACTAATGAACAACGTGTTGTCACCGGTGTTGACAATAGCTTCCCAATAACTACTGAAGTTGGTTTATCAGAAGTTCGTGAACAGAATGTAGATGGCTCAGACTACACTGAGCAGAATTTGACTAGTACTTCTCGTAATGTAATAGGTGCCCGCGAAACAAGCAATGTTACCACGCCCGAGTATAATCTAACTGTGGATGATCAGCAGAGGGAAATAACTATGGAAGGAGAGAATTTACAAGATCTCAGTATGGTGTCCTCTGCTGATTTATCATTCCGAGAGCATACCTTTGACACTACTAACATTAATATTGGCTCTAACATGGAAAGTAATGATGCTGGCCTTGAATATATAGGTAATAATTCCCGGAAACAATCCCTTAATCGGTCTTCTGGTGACTCTGGTGAATCTGAAGGTGACAGAGGTTACAAAGCTTCTCCGCGGAAAGATCGTGAAAAGCACAAACCATCAAGAGATCGTGACAAAGATTTAAAGTACCCTAGAGATGATCGAAAATACGAACGAGGCTCCGAACGACGGCCTCATCCCGAAGACAGACGCCCAGAAAGGGAACGAAGAGACAAGGAAAAGGATAAAGAACGAGCCCGGAGGGATAGAGATGATAGCCCTGAGTCCCGAAGGCACCGTCGTAGCGTTCGTAGTCGACGTTACGAGACAGAAGATACTGACTATTATAGTGACAAGGAGAGAGATCGCAGGTGAGATAACGCttaaattttttctgtttgttttgccactttatttttgtaaaagaatgGATTGCTCTATTTACTGTTTTAATCTTACAGGCGCCACCGTGAAGGTTCATATTCATCAAAACTGCCTCGTCCTGAAGAAAAGGATAGGCGATATGACGATCGACGACGCCACAATACAATAGAGCGAGAGCGGCGACACGACGACGAGCGCGAAAGACGGCGGCCAAAGGATCGCTACGAACGACGCTATAGGGAAATTGACCCTACACGCCGCCACCCGCGACGACCAGATGAAGATAGAAGACGAGGTTAGTACTTCTCTCAACAATATCCACTTCTCTATCTGTAAagtataaactataaataatttttagattttaatatctcATAGTACTGTGAATATAtgcttgttttatttttcaaaaggCATCTAGGGAACGAAGCATATGTTTACCCAGCAACAGTTGTGTATTCAAAGAATGTTACTCTGTGTAACTTTTGGGTATGTGAATCAAGCGATCTTCATCGTTagtcactttttttttaatataaatttcccAATATCCCCGACTCTTGTGGTGCGGgaccttattttatacatatattttgtacaaacatatacatacatacatacattaagaaatttcctaatatatatatatatccatacataaaaatgttaGTCACATGTTAGCTTATTTGAGAGACGCGTTTATGTTTCAGTTGTGACATTTTCGAGCGATGCTAAATCGGAGTCAAGTAAAGGTAGTGCAGAGTGCTCGCTTCTCACCGCTCCACACATTTTTCGgcaatatttctttaatcaaTATCAgatcattatattttcatttcaattGATATTTCCATTGCATATTGAATTTCGCTTTATCGCCGAAGTTGCTTTAATTTCTTCGTCTCACAGATCATCAGCCGtggttttgttaattaaaattgttgatATAAAGATCTGTATGACACGCTTTTTGTCTAATGAAATAGGTCTGACCTTTGCTGTTCAGCGTGGTTTCACTCCATATAATGAAAGGAGTATTTAATAGTATAGTGTTTAATAGTTTAGGTTGATTTATCAcaatcttaaaaaataaattgatataaCTATACTATTCAAAGCATGAAATCGTGATAGTGAATTGACCTTGTTTTCATATTCTAGAATCTTGACTAAACTAGCATTAATAAAACCATTTGCATACCTATATTGCATAATGCCTATACATCAACAAGTTTCTATGCATGAAATTACAAAACCAAGCGTAACGGGTTTATTGAATGCTgactaaaacttaaaattggTTATGCCCAGCAAATATCACGAAATCAGATTTCTGCATATTTATGGCTTCCTTTGTTAAACTTACAACAAGCAATGTATCAGTAACGGAATTTCTGTTACGTTCTTATTTTAGTGGTTTTGACACAATAATTGATTGTgcaactaattaaatttatttttaacaacgTGATATTACTATTAAAAGATTTCAGACATTGTTAtgattaaaagtaatttacgtAATCGTTTGTGATAATGACTGCAGCTGAGAAGCTCAgggcaaataaaatattaattcttcatTTAGCGACGAAGATCATTGACGTAATCCTTTACATTACAACATTTTCCATATCTAAGCAGGAGGAGATACGTACTCGTCAGGTTCTCGTGCCGGGTCCCGTGAAGCCACTGCAACAGATGAAGATCCAGACGAGCCCAGGAGAAGGCCTCGCGATGAGCGAAGGCGGCATAGGACCAGACCGGATCCACCATATGACGGTTAGTATGCGAGGGTGATACAGGATTCTACtgatttatctttatatatataattcttctgtgagtgtgtcactgaacttctttcaaacgactggaccgattttgatgaaattttttgtgtgtgttcaaggggatctgggaatggtttagattcacaaatcagtccgccagatggcgctgcagtcggtactttcatactttgctttactaattgcttaaaatatcatgcaggacaacgtctgtcgggtccactagtaaaattatataacttcTAAACTACATAAAGATtttgtgtattattatttaatgctttattaaaatctcaTTGGGAACTGCAATCTCCTATCTGATAATGCATAATTTCTTTTATCATGTGTTTATGCGTTCACGTTGGAATATACCtgatttaaatgaatgttATAAAAGGGCCATTGATACGTCTTTtagttggaaataaatttgtGAACAAACACACATACGGAATATAGCATACGTTCTAGCCTAATAGGCATCGAAGcccgtaaaaaaatattcaaatatatttgtcaccattttagacaaaataaataatattttatcttgattattgtgtaattaataactattataatagtttcataatattttctatacagAGTACGCGATGAGTGGTTACGGCGGTGATGCGTACGCAGCGCAGTATGAATACTACGAACGCTTGCGACGCACTGACCCCGCCGCTTACATGCGATTGTATCATCAGATTATGGCTGGACATCTTCAACAACATCGCTATCCTGGtacattttatcatttatgtttttttcctAATATTAATCCAAAAGCATTTTCTGTCATAAcgctgaaaattattttatttttttaaagaataaatttttttattatattttattcctcCATTCATACCATTATTGATtactttttgtaattttatcatgaaatttttaaattttatacgtgtataatataatttcaggTTATGAGTTGCGGGGAGAAGAGCGTGGTAGCGTGCACTCGGGCCGGTCCAGTGCGAACGGACTGAAGGGACCCGACGCGTACGTAGACTTGCAATTATCTCTGTATTatgtcaatattaattattcatatgtAATATGCTGGTCTTCTAATACATTTAAGGTAGGCGTAATAGAAATAGAagcgtatatttttatacttacagaattgtataaatatgtacttCATGCGTGAGGACGAAGTACACATACATATAAGTTACTAGCTGGTCCCTGCGACTTCGTCTGCGCAGGATTAGTATTTCGAGTAGCTTATATTAGCGTGGCGTAGGCGTAggcgaaaaaaaaactactaaagatattgactatttaagataaaaatttccatcatacattacatatgtgtaactctaccggttttggcagcgcacgccagaatatctcgcagatggtagattttttcgtacttacttgatattttggacgaccacacaatatctttataaattgtagcctatgtcttattctgatgtataagctatgttatagtaaagttttattaaaatccattcagtagtttttacgtgaaaaagtaacaaacatccatccatccatacttacaaacgttcgcgtttataatattagtaggatgttataaaagttttttcaaatttcatCGCTTCTAAGGCTTCAGTTCATTAGTTAATCCCGTACgtaatgattttgacttttagtaaaaaaaaaacaattgtatcGTGTTGGAATCATTTGTTGGCATAGTTGAAATAGCGGCTAACCTCAAATAGGCTATCGGCTTAAAAACAAGagagtttaaaaaaaccacaatggtttttgttatgtgtaatataaacataacaaaaaccATTGTCAAAAGGTATATACAGCTTTAATTACATATGCATATAACTAATAGGTATGGAAGACAGCTTTTTCATAACCACAGCCTAACAAAAGCATTCACATATTTTAAGCAAATTaagtttcatataaatatttataactatactGTATCGATGGATTATATAAGATTTTGCTGCTtcatacattacaattatataggtatatggCTCAATCGTAGAATGATGATGTGGCCAACCATTTCACCGAGTATATCATgctatagaaatttaaaaaatcttatgcCCTCAAAGAAAGTTTAGCCATTAACAGCTAGTATCATCATCACTCACAGGTTTTGGAGCTAGaattataaagtttaacagcttgtatatttttttaattagaaatggTAAATCAAGCTGGTCTTAGTCAAAATAGAAATTTgattataaattgttattttcgGCCCCTATTTTTTTAGAGTCAATTCATAAATGACTTATTCTTGAAATTGTGGGCCATGTCACAAAATCTACGATTCCACGACATATTTATCGCATTAATTAATCAGAAAGTCAATCAAAATTGGGTGTGTTATATAATGTATTGCAGAATTCACAAACCATCAACATGCTTTACATCATGCACGGGAATCTATAGTTTACAAAGCCTAGATTCGAATTTCGAACACTAATTTGTCTGTAAAATATGAATAGACAAAAGTGTTTGATGTTGCACTGTGTGGCATGGTTTGTGCGTGCgagtgtatgtgtgtgtgtaggTACTACGGGGGGCTGCTGCGAGCGCCGCCAACATTCCGCACTGATGTGTCCGACAGGTATACCAACATCTTGCATGCTTGTTCATGAATCATTGCACACAAAATACTTAAATCTAGAAATATTCAGATatctgtttttatatattgtatgacGTGATTCTAATGAATTTTCACTATGGTTTGAATTCGTTCGAagctaattttgtttaattttaaaaaatctatactaACTTGCTTGTCTTCTATATGTATTTCagtattttaacaattacGAGCTTTCCATCGTATTTCACTTGCGTGTATCACTTTATCAATTAAACGACATTATACCTGTTTTAAcacgtatttaaaatttgctcATATGTATAGTGTAGGTCAATGGTGTTTTGTGTACGTTTTATCTTCATTAGTAAGTCTGTAATCTTGTATGAGGTATTATGACAACATTGATACTgactttattatttcttttctaACGAGATATAATAAGATGGTCGGTCTTCGAGCCTTTGAAATAATTACTcgctaattattatttaactaataacGGAGTCTTTGTTTGTAATCTGTGGTGCTGTATTTCGAGCTTTAAGTGTTACCAAGGAGTTCCTCATTAACCTATATTAACGTAAATAATGTGTTTATTAGAGAGGTGACGACAGACGCGTCCCTTAATCTGCAACTGGAAGACTCCACGGTGCGCTCCGAACGAATGACGCCCTTTAAATACTCCACAGCACATATCAAGGTATGAATATTTTTCTGTTTAAATGtgttactttaataatagttttatactACAGTTAAATGTCCTACTATATATGTTCGCCTTCAAtggtttttgttttgatataaattaaaaacatttatattctaTTACTTTCCCTCCTAACATCTAATGTCcggaaatagttttaaaaaaaatctgcatttatgtcataatatttttagcttTTTGATGGCTAGATTAAGGAAACAGAGGGGCACACCAGTTGGAATGAACAGTGTTCATAAGTAATATAATGAtgaatgtattttaatgtatcTAGTATCTGgaaaaaaggcttttattattattctaagattaatacatacaattaGACAGGCACTCTTTTTTATACCAGTTTCAAATAAAAGGTAAGGAAACAACAACAAAGACATCAAAGGGGGGaagctagttaaaaacaaaatatgtacataaacttattaaatccttatattattattcataatgaAAGaacaaaatacattataatacagTAAAGGATAAGCAAAAGGCAGGAGATTTTAGTTGGAAATGATACATGTAGTAATTGTAAGGAATTCAAAAAGAAGGTGCGGTCATATTGGGAACAAGAAACGAGGGatgtcaaaaatcatttattcatataggtaataacacaatgtacacttatgaacgtcaaaaaagaatgATGGCTCTCTTTCGCACTGACTCtactacattttatattactatgtGTATAGGGGACCCTATCCGCTGGGACTCTCGTGGTGGTACGTGCGACGTGGCCGGCAGATGGGCGTCCAGCACCGGTGCGATTATTACCACTCACTGCTTTACTGGCAGCTGACCCCATGGCCCAGGAATTAGCTGCACTGCCTGGACCACTCGTTAGAGGTAATTATCGGTTTAGGGAAATCTGTGCTATGATCAGATAACTCACTAAAATCTCGAAAATCCTcccgatttttttatttattctcttTATCAATAGTTGCTGCCGGAATTACAATTTCATTTATGCAATTGCAATGGATTTCGATTTGACAAActgtaaaaacattttatacttCTTCCTGCGAAGACAATTTTTACTacttaaaatctaaattagaagaaattcaatatttacGTTTGTTTCAGGTGTGACTCACAAGAAGACCGTGATAGAGTATTGCATGACCCGGGTACGAGATGCCCCTCGGTGTGAGGCGGCGCGTCGTGACGTCACAGGGTACACACTTGTTTGGGAACTGCTTGCTCTACTACTGAGACAGAATGGGGTCAGTTACTTAATGTTCTTACTTGTCGTTCCTTTATTGCTTGATTTGTCATAATCTAATTATACATTTCTAGCTAATATTTTCATGTTCTTTATATGTTAAGAATTATATACAGCCATTgaatgtttaaaatgtattattttttatttttgtattaaaaaatagttatatatcTAGGTGGTGATGGGATCGGACGTAGCAGAGCTCTTGATGAATAACGCTAAAGAGTATGAGTACCGAGTGCCCTCACTTACACCACCCTCAGgtactgtatatatattataaagggGAAAAATTTGTGACggataaactcaaaaaaaatttcactgttacaatgcaatatttattttctaaatcaaAAATGTTCACCAGTGTGAAGCCTGAAGCGGCTAGTTTACTATAtcttatatctatctatatatctctaaatatttattaccgtCTTAGTAGTAAATTTCCTAGGTTTCCTGTAGGAATTTGTTTCGGGTTAGAATGAACTGAGAGATTATCTATAGCCTTAAAATGATCAAAGTACTAAAATATTGTCTAATCCAAAACTTATTAGGAGGGTTTGGGATTGCGAAGAATGtagaagtttttaaatattatttattttttagttattatatacatggttcaactttgttttaatgaaaaaattctattgattataaatatttacatagaaaataaatcgttttaatagaataattttttgtcTCTTATCATCACACGGTAACACAATACGATAGTAAAGGACGAAAGAGTACTTTAAGAGCGAAAGGGGAATTTCTAGTagggatttttaaaattattatttgctaCACAAAACTTCTATatcattgtaatattttatgattgatgtatGAACAGAACGCGTCGCGTCTTCGGCAAGCCTTAACTGTGAAGAAGAAGCGGCTGACGTTCAAATTACACCACCTCTGCCAAGTAAGTAGTGTTTTATTAtcgaaaataaatgttagttttaaattgtactatattCTATATAGAATTCtaacatttcataagtgttgctactaaaaaagttctccaccgaaaaaggacaaatttgacccaaTTAAAggcattaaaaagtaaaatgcgacgtattttttatgttctatCTAGAAAAcgataaatctaaatatttactaagtCAAGTgttctaatacaaaaataacaaacatttcaaTGTATCGAATTacctttaattactttattttattctttagctggcatcactgcctactaattccagatttagtaaacctttaaaaaaatgttatctttatttttgagtttttgaatgTTAGTGAAgaaaaggaatttaattatcactcgccgtaaaaccacttttaataTGGACCACCGCTCTTAATAAAACGGATACtttcactaacaaataaaatgtatgaaaagacTCAGATGTTCGaatcgtattgaaattgaaaaatgtgcctgGCCAAAAGGTTTGTCATCTCTGACTcgtcaaaaaatgatagctgtcagaattctacggcattaaaaatcagagtataagTAACGATTGACATATGTCAATTAATAgacgtatataataatagattagTAGATTGTAGTAGCAGatacaaacatttaatattaaatgtttttttatagtagcTCCAGCAGAAACAGAGGTGGTGGACGAAAAAGAGGCAACAGAAAAGCTTAGAGAGCTACTCATCTATGGCAGTCAGCAGGAAGCACttggtaaatattaattaattacaattaatagatataatatactGAAAAGTGCAGAttcaaaaaagtattaaaattccCTAATTTCACCACATTTAATTTActacacatatttttatgttacatttcAGTTTGAAGTATTCAATGTCATCGACAGTAGTTTTTGTATCTTTTTGATATGACTTACAAAATATTGGGTGCTTGATAGGTATTGACTTAAATTAAGTCTAGAGATTAATTAGACACATAGATTAACAAAATGTatcttataaatacaattagaaatgtaattaaattcagGTACACGTTCCTGATTTTCTCTCAGCGCGTTCAGCAGAATAAAAACGACTCATATTACATACACTTTGTTTACAGCCTGTGTTACTtaagttttttgaagttatacttctttaggcgcgttatgaaaaatttatgagagtgaaattttacgatgcgagcgcaccgtgacacaaaattaacagaattaagTTAGTAGCGCATGTTGGCACGCactttgagtttctacatttaaaacacgtgtaTTCATTATataagtgcgaattttatatgtgcgaattttatatgtgcgtctgaattataatcagaagtgatttaaattgaatatttatcaatctatttaatattagaaaattataattaatattatattaataaatatttatttatttaatttttcaaatgtaaactgaactttatttactataatgactccttttccagtctttgattatttaattgtaattaattatttgcatgcaatcaaaaactattcttaataatgccaaagaagtataacttcttacgcgcgtacataagtacacgcacccttttttttaatagtgagATAAACTTACAACAATATTGTGTTACCAGAATGGGCGATGAATAACGGGCTATGGGCACACGCCCTCACCTTAGCAGCGGGATGCGAACGCCGAACACGTGGTGCCGTATCTGCGCGATTCGTGGGAGCTCTGTCTGCCACCGACCCCTTGCATACGCTTTACGCTGCAAGGGCACAGCGCACGCCACCTGCTGCCACCGTATGTAAACTTTCTTAAACTGACTATGAAGTTTCGGCATATATAGTTTGTAGAAAAACGAATTAGAGTTCCCAGAGTTATAGGGAATCTAAAACGAAGTTTTCTGACTTAATACAGAGTTGTTTAAAGAATTGATGAAGAGTGTCAAAAGAAttgtatt from Pieris napi chromosome 3, ilPieNapi1.2, whole genome shotgun sequence includes these protein-coding regions:
- the LOC125048476 gene encoding uncharacterized protein LOC125048476 isoform X1, translating into MSWMNRAQSGAPQAPRPGPDQTPYNTNQAYGAQPNIYQNFQSGQNTQQQSMYPVQHEQQQQPQFDQQYGQVYSQSSYGNNSNEFYQQPPQFNQNYPNQNYDNMQQGYQPNFYQNTSTQQQVFKQNVPNNDTWEDNWGWGWDDASKQSQKNVSQVPVQVSQEPVYNQNANIIEESFSSNDNWNWSMENKPKEPSLKCEEKCSTPDKNQINANALPYSQGNVNTTTSSNSEQVKTLNDRDVVKEQMPNLMMGKRFNLENLTPQWSIESQMSQDSSDGPLTHSEGTHSTHRSENQSRNSNKSSPGPNIDSTTFNFSQTVHEMSDQVNELTKSIEDSVSESHNMLNANVLDNSNDLSQSMSEMHINKVEQSEAANEEGPITEHLENTATVTNMFASNVNQRPSPLPSPATNLQQTPLQSIPSLHSRHSPMPPAPPVTGSSQQNLNLPPRNSTNTIAVTNNVVPTQTSHPATGCLPPPPNFSSSSTNPFKHAGPFSHKTIGVTQHNSYPMPQAISSASNLVSPAAVSKLVQGRIPDGFGANLETTPDNSERPDQLPPSTYRSSITQNMPDNLEVAPQNDRNEYLQTAHLSGNDFGENTDFSRPPPPGSRRMGVGQQDLEYNQDLNISGEEPPPGLARMVPGQQTESDNTYNQASEVYMDRHIDGQPTDSINRPYRRADGQQTPDEYVQPSQNRGSDRRLVGLDRMVPGEPSNDDYSQFQNTNYSGTNEQRVVTGVDNSFPITTEVGLSEVREQNVDGSDYTEQNLTSTSRNVIGARETSNVTTPEYNLTVDDQQREITMEGENLQDLSMVSSADLSFREHTFDTTNINIGSNMESNDAGLEYIGNNSRKQSLNRSSGDSGESEGDRGYKASPRKDREKHKPSRDRDKDLKYPRDDRKYERGSERRPHPEDRRPERERRDKEKDKERARRDRDDSPESRRHRRSVRSRRYETEDTDYYSDKERDRRRHREGSYSSKLPRPEEKDRRYDDRRRHNTIERERRHDDERERRRPKDRYERRYREIDPTRRHPRRPDEDRRRVVTFSSDAKSESSKAGGDTYSSGSRAGSREATATDEDPDEPRRRPRDERRRHRTRPDPPYDEYAMSGYGGDAYAAQYEYYERLRRTDPAAYMRLYHQIMAGHLQQHRYPGYELRGEERGSVHSGRSSANGLKGPDAYYGGLLRAPPTFRTDVSDREVTTDASLNLQLEDSTVRSERMTPFKYSTAHIKGTLSAGTLVVVRATWPADGRPAPVRLLPLTALLAADPMAQELAALPGPLVRGVTHKKTVIEYCMTRVRDAPRCEAARRDVTGYTLVWELLALLLRQNGVVMGSDVAELLMNNAKEYEYRVPSLTPPSERVASSASLNCEEEAADVQITPPLPIAPAETEVVDEKEATEKLRELLIYGSQQEALEWAMNNGLWAHALTLAAGCERRTRGAVSARFVGALSATDPLHTLYAARAQRTPPAATCVGDVRWGDWRPHVAILLANPSTKQEQDQRTVTQFGDSLAARGLLYSAQFCYLTAGMPFAPHPLAPYATPTPATPIAPRLSLLLADGKANNLSHFATNQAIFATEIYEYAVSLSQDYIIDNLQVYKFLLATRLAECGFVERALRYTEAVGRAALARPQSQPPALLTAVTHLADRLKYHDPAEAAGEDVADTGEGSGEGSGEPSPRHNHWIQDVRDMAHAAVIASAEASQQNTPQHQPIADPYSQQNWADQTIQPQNYPEVQQQDPQPDYPPPAQYYQPPATAATSAPAPAPTENEYAYTATDDITYGGNETDYTYGGEWTRDDPYWQGDSQYQYGEQDQNGVTDQPAPTITMPGASRPVPFNNYENDRPPSADQTDRETDTPKPVKPDSKGDKEDNKGDNKKGGWLGGILTKLSLRGPNQMILPDDKNPTIVWDAATKRWVNRDSPDDEPSAPPPPPRMAPPQPVTSTPHQSPGGIPPGASALAPGIPSAAGGNLLRMQRGRNIKKSYVDVFNPAGAPPPAALPPPDLPPAPPAATPQYFVPAPLQQSGIYDPNAMEPERSAI